Sequence from the Leishmania donovani BPK282A1 complete genome, chromosome 16 genome:
TGTCACCGCCGGAGGTGGTTCGGCGTTTGGCAGGAATAGGGgtgggggctgctgctgggcctcctcccacacacagagtTGAGGGGgcactgggccctgagatACCGCGCGCTGAGAGGGgtgtgcctctcctcctcatcacCAGGGGAGAACATCGCGGTGAAAAACGAAAGCAAGAAGACAAGTCGCTTGCTCACAAACATTTTGAATGGTGCAatgcctctcctctctctcccgccctcGGTGtaggtgcgtgtgtttgaGGATGCTCGCCAGCGTGGCATCACAgccgcatgcacgcgtgcctcCAGCCTGCACCGCTGTGCTCGATCTGCGCGGTACTGTGTGCGACTGCGGGCCGTATCGGCCATCCGattgtgtgtctctctctcacctATGCGTgtccgcgtgcgtgtgctgtaGAGCAGCATAGCAACTCGTCGACGCCCTANNNNNNNNNNNNNNNNNNNNNNNNNNNNNNNNNNNNNNNNNNNNNNNNNNNNNNNNNNNNNNNNNNNNNNNNNNNNNNNNNNNNNNNNNNNNNNNNNNNAGAGGGgtgtgcctctcctcctcatcacCAGGGGAGAACATCGCGGTGAAAAACGAAAGCAAGAAGACAAGTCGCTTGCTCACAAACATTTTGAATGGTGCAatgcctctcctctctctcccgccctcGGTGtaggtgcgtgtgtttgaGGATGCTCGCCAGCGTGGCATCACAgccgcatgcacgcgtgcctcCAGCCTGCACCGCTGTGCTCGATCTGCGCGGTACTGTGTGCGACTGCGGGCCGTATCGGCCATCCGattgtgtgtctctctctcacctATGCGTgtccgcgtgcgtgtgctgtaGAGCAGCATAGCAACTCGTCGACGCCCTACGCGAGGTGTAGACGCACGGTGTCGTGGCGGACTGTTGAGAAACGCGAGTACGTGCTGatggtgcagcgccgtctatcccctctccccctcatcaccacctccctccgcgaagggggagagaagcaggaaAGGCTGCGTGGGCGCCGTGTTATGCAACGTCCGACGGGGGAAGgtagagggagaaggggtaGCGCAAGAGCGGTTGCAAGTCACGTGAACCTGGCCGATCGCGAACTacaccccttccctctctccagcCGCACCCCGCCACCACTGGCACATACGAGCCCACGCGCTTGGTTCATTTACAGCTTCTCATGGATGGCGTTCGTCAGCTTCACTGTGTCCTTGTGGAAGTTGCGGATGCCCTCGGAGAGCTTCTCGACAGCCATCGGGTCTTCATTGTGCATGAAGAGGAAGTCCTCTCTCGACAGCTCTGGCAGTTTCTCCACCTCCGTCACCTTGTCGGGGTGGAGCTTGCGGACGACGTTGCCTTCACTGGctgccagctcctccagtaGCGAGGGGGAGATGGTGAGCTTGTCGCAGCCGGCCAGCTCCAAGATCTCCTCAACGTTGCGGAAGGAGGCGCCCATAACGATGGTCTTGTAGCCGTGCTTCTTGTAGTAGTTGTAGATCTTAGTGACGGAGACAACACCGGGGTCGGCCGCGCCGACGAAGCAGTCCGCCTTGGCCGGCTCCGCCTTCCTGTACCAATCAAGGATGCGACCGACGAAAGGCGAGATGAGGGAGACGTTCGCCTGTGCGCACGCGACCGCCTGAGCGAacgagaagagcagcgtcaGGTTGCAGCAGatgccctccttctccagcgtACGAGCGGCCTGGATGCCCTCCCAGGTGGAGGCCAGCTTGATGTAGATGCGGTTGCGGCTGATGCCAGCCTCCTCGTACATCCGAATAAGAAGGCGCGCCTTGTCGATCATCTTTTGCTCATTGAAGGACAGCTTCGCGTCCACCTCGGTGCTCACGCGGCCCGGCACGACCTTCAATATCTGGATGCCGAAGCTGACCGTCAGCTTATCAAGCGCGAGGGCCACCAGGTTCTCGTCGTTGTCATCGCTTGTGTAGTGATCACTGTGCCTGCTGATGTTTGCCCTGGCGTAATCGATAGCCTCCGTCAAGAGGTTCGCGTATTCGGTCATCTGTGATCCGGCCAGCACAAGTGATGGGTTCGTCGTCGCATCCTCCGGCCGGAACTTCTCCATGAGACTGAAGTTCGCCGTATCGGCGACGACAGTTGTCATCTCGCGGAGTTGCTCGAGTCGGTTCGGCATGGTGACCCTTTTTGTGCCCCTGTTGCTGCGCAGAtgcgtttgcgtgcgtgtcggcgtgtgtgtgtgtgtgtgtgtgtgtgtgtgtacttcgctgcggaggaggggggacgaATATATAGGAGTTTTATTGGGCGGCGTGTGGATGAATGGGAGTGTGGGGCTGTCACGGCCACAACGCAAAACACGAGAACAGCAGTGGTATGGCATGCACGAAGGTGGTTTGGACGTGGCAGTGCGCAGGCGCGTGTGAGTGAGTGATGGAAAGGGCGAGGCGGCGTTGCGTGGAGAGGGGTAAGAGTCGGCGAACAGCAAGAGccaaaaggaaaacaagaTGAAAGGGACGAGGAGTGAGGAATAGCCACCGTCGTAGCAACAGACGAGCGAGAGACAGCCGTGGGCATCATATTAGGCTTTTGGGAGGCGTAGGGGAGGCTGAGTGTTTCAGTAGGGAGTGAAGAAGATTAGGAGCGGCCTGAGGGAGGCGCTCAGGCCAGTATAtggagagggggagtggagggACTGCAGGTGAGCGCAGTAGGTTGCCCTTTTCTTGTCCTCCAGCCATCCGGTGCGTTAGCGAGTGGGTGAGCGCCCCTGCACCCTCCCGTCACCTGCAGCGGGCCTTCTCTAGTCGATGTGCCTTGCCagccctccccaccccaccgtTGTCGCGCTTCGATGCCACTTCTGTGTCTGCCCGCATGCTCTCGTTGATATTCCTTTGGTTTTGTTCTGCGTaggaagacagagagagagagcgagagcgagagcgagcgggAAGAGCAAAGACCGCCTTGGTACCGTCTGACTCCTCCactcctgtgtgtgtgcgtgtgcgtgtgtgtcgcctCCGACtgtctcctctctcttgctcgccCTTTAAAGTTCTAGAAATGAATATAAACGAAAGGAGGCatgcgtgcgcctgtgccggtgtgtcggtgtgcgtgttcgaCCCCAGCATGAGAGCACGTGAAAGCaaagcaaaaagaagaggcgTCAACACGctcatgcgcgcacacacacgtggtAACCAGTCTACTCCGCAAGAGCGATCGTGAGAcggacgcgcgcgcgcatgtcATCATCTCTCCCCTAACACCCAGTCATCCACGCCCATTCACACTCGCATTCCGTTGCGAGATGCACAtcaaacagcagcagcggagacaGAGCGAGGGGCACTACAAGTAGCCACATGAAGAGACGTACGAAGAAGTTGTTTGCGCAAAACCGAGAGAGGAAaaagcgtgcgtgcgtgtgtgcgcgtgcgcatgcctGCCTGCCCAGCACACAAGCAAAAAGAGAATAAGAAACGCCAAAGTGAGgatgaggggggaggaggaggaggaggaggagagaacaCAAGAAATGAGAAGGCAagtgcatgcgcacacacctgCGTGCACCAGAGCCTCACGCCCCCGCCCAGCAGATACAAGAGAAGCTTAGGAAGGGAAAGTGCAGAGAAGGtcgggcggcggcgtcggagaggtgaagagaagaggggcggctgtgcctgtgtgcctgtgtgacTGTGTGCATCTCAGTTCCCTTGCCCGCATTACCTCTTTTGGATGTGCCTTGACGGTGCGCCCCCGGGCCTCCTTGTTTCTTcggggggaagaggaggaggctccCTGTCCTCGTCGGAAAGTATTGCTGCAAACCGTAGGAAGCCTCGCTCTTGCCGTCTCTCgaactctctctcttctctcccctaCTCCCCCTCTCTACAGGTGAGAGGGCTACACTGACACGGAAttagggggagggggaggggaggcatGCATGGGCACTGGCAGGCAGGGAGCAGATAAGGACAGAGAGAACGGGGGTGGATGGGgtgaggaagaagagggggagaggtggcATTCTTGTGTCGAGAGGCTTTTCAGCGGAAAACGGTGAAGGGAGAGGGCACAGAGCGAAGAAAGGgtaagagagagggcgagggggtggCAGGATCGACACCGAGGCGAAAGCGTGCACACagaagaaagggaaggaaaaAAGCGAGTGTcgtgtgtggagggagggggaggggaggtgcgAGACcggggagaaggaaaagagaaagcgCGCGCCTGCGGGGGTGAGACAGCGGCACTCGCGCTAGACGAAATGCAAACAACGCGCCAAAACAAGCGCGGGCGACGCATCATACGCTCGCACCCTCCAAAACCGGCGTTGGGGGGCGTAcgcgcgggggaggggggcggtcCCTTGTGCGCATTGCGGTTGCCGGTGTCGgcgctcctcggcagcgacgccatcACTTGCgacacacaaacgcgcagGATGCCATCGACGTCAAGGCGGTCTCTTGATCACCGTGAGGGTAAGCACGGCGCAGCCGACGCCAAGGCGCCGACATCCTAGCTCGCGGAAGGACGACGCTGCTCGCTAGCGCCtgcgcgcagcgctgcggtcgTCGACTGCGGACTCTTACTCGCGACGACTGGGCCGTCGCGAGTGCGGCCGGGCCTCAGTGCTTCATTGGTGCTCTCAAGGCTTCCCGTTTCCATGTCGGTCTGCCTCGTCGTGGCTGGAGAGTCCGGCAAGCTGAAGGCCGCCGACGGTGCGGCAGGCGAGCGACTCGATCTGCGAGGAACCGGCGAGCATGCTGAGATTCTGTCAGGCGCCGGTGGGGTGCGGCTCAGCTGGTCGTTACTCGTGTTCTCGGCGCTGTGACGGTTGCgggagccgctgctggtggcagcTGAGCTGCTCGACGCAGCAGGGGGCCAAGTGGGGCGGTGCCGTatccgcaccgccgccattgCCCGTACTGATGAACCTCTTCGACGCGGGTGGAGGAAGTGGCAAGCATgcgttgccgccgtggctCTCATCTTGCAGCAATGACCTCGCTATAATTGGCCTCCACtggtgacggcgcagcggtcCAACGTTACGTTGGGTCTCGAAGCACCGACAGGGGCAGTAGAAGAGGGCTTCCCTGGCTCAGTGCTCTTTGCCGCAGACCTCTTGTTcacgggcagcagcagaggcacggCTGCGAGGCCAGCACGCTGCCGTTGGTACGCGTCGACGAtacgctggcgcagcactcGGCAGCCTGCCTCGATCATCTTCGCATCGAGCTCACCGCAgtcctccagctcctgcaccgTGACGAAGTCGCCGATCAGCTTCGTGTCCACAAAAAGGAGCGGCATCTCTGGCATGTTGTGTTTATTGGTTGCACTTGTGTACAGCCTTCGCACACGTCGGTGGAAGAACTCGCTATCGGCAATGTCGATGGTGTGATGCGGGATGAGCTTGATGAAGAGCAAGTTCTCCATAAGCCGGCAACGGTCCCGCACCGCGCGCTCGCCGGTCATGCTCGTCATGAAGAGCAACACCTGCCCAGGGCCGTAGCGTGAGAGGCAGTCGTCAAACATGGAGGTTTCGTCGCGGTACCAGTAGTACATCATGTCAGCCTGCTGTGActcgaaggcggcgcgctcctcctccgtggtCTGCTTCAGCTCCGAAAGCCGCGGCTCAGCGACGCAGTATCCCTCATCTGTGTCcccccgctccgccgccttgcgcggtgcgccgtcgtccgcTGCGCCCTCGCGGCAACCTGTGTAGGCTAAAGAGGGTACCGCCGAAGGGCAGGGTGGTAGCGGCCGTCTTTGAAGAAGAGTCGCAGTAGACGGAGGAGTAGCTGCAACTGTCGCCGCATCGGCGTTGTACGCATCCCGCCCCGGCTTCGACGCAGGTGGCGCTCTCGCggtgagcgccgccgccgctgattCGGGACTCTTACGCGCTGCCGTTGGTGCGAACACGCCACACGTGCTCGATTCATTGAGCTGCCCCTCGGCCATCGGCGCGGAGGCCTCGCGAAGATCGTGCAGCTCACCGTCTTTCTGGTCCAGTCGCCCTCGGCTACGCGGGCGTGACGCAGCCACTCCCGACCCGGTCACACCGTCAGTCGTACCATCCGAGACCCGGTGTTCACTTTGCCCTTTCATTAGCGTTTGAGGGCTCGTCTCGTCCACAGGCGGCGTCACCGTCAGGGCGGATGCCCCCTGTGTGTATTGCCGGCGTGTCGTGCTGCGAGCCGGCGTGCGATTCTTGTGAGGCGCGTCCGCTGTcaacggcggtgctgccgttgGTCTCGCCGAGACCGGCACCGCGCGTGTCGCGGTCGTGGTGCCTTCCGTGGTCGTCGACggccgcgtgtgcgctgacTGGTACCCCTGATAATAAGTCGTCCCGGCGTTGTCGGCGCCAGCATCGCTGCCCTCGCATTCACAAGCACGCGGACGCGGACAGGACGGCGGTGGTAGGTATGACCTGGACGGGCTGCACGAGGAggctgctgaagctgcaactggcgccgccacggcgcttCGTGTTGCACTCATTGTTGTAGCTCTTTCCAGCGAtggtgtcgtcgtcgtgatcgcggtggcggcagtgctcTTACCCTTCTCCACTTCGCCCTTCACATATTCGATTGCTTCGTCGATCGTCATGCGACGTTTTGATACGAGGTAAGCGCAGTTCTCGCGCACGTCTGCGTCGGAGCCGGGGCAGGCAAGCTCGAGAACCCGCAGagtgcggtgctgcgaggGATAGAGAGAGGACTGCGCCATGGTACGCatgggcgcgtgtgtgtctgtgtgtaaggagggagggaggggcagacgGCGGTGAATGAGAACGCAAAACAACGAGTGAATGCCCTGAtaggcacgcacgcacacggacagACAGAAACGCAAGCGCCAATCACAAATCGAAGAAAGGgaggtgagagagagaagcagacAACGGCCacaggggaggagggggcgaggagagCACACGCGAGCGACaaggcagggagagagggaaggcgaaGAAAACAAGTATGGAAGTGCGCTCTGCGTAAG
This genomic interval carries:
- a CDS encoding transaldolase, putative — its product is MPNRLEQLREMTTVVADTANFSLMEKFRPEDATTNPSLVLAGSQMTEYANLLTEAIDYARANISRHSDHYTSDDNDENLVALALDKLTVSFGIQILKVVPGRVSTEVDAKLSFNEQKMIDKARLLIRMYEEAGISRNRIYIKLASTWEGIQAARTLEKEGICCNLTLLFSFAQAVACAQANVSLISPFVGRILDWYRKAEPAKADCFVGAADPGVVSVTKIYNYYKKHGYKTIVMGASFRNVEEILELAGCDKLTISPSLLEELAASEGNVVRKLHPDKVTEVEKLPELSREDFLFMHNEDPMAVEKLSEGIRNFHKDTVKLTNAIHEKL